The following is a genomic window from Nitrospira sp..
TCGCATTGGATCGGAACACGCTGCGGTACTGTAGTCGGCGTCAGGACGATGCAGCGCTACGGACGCGGATCCGGGAAATCGCCGAGCTCAAGCGGCGCTATGGCTGTCCCCGGATCTATGTGCGGTTGCGCCGAGAGGGCTGGGTGGTAAACCATAAGAAGGTGGAACGGCTCTATTATCGCGATGAAAGACTGGCGTTACGGCAGCGACGACGGAAGAGGGCAACGGCGGTACCCCGAGTGGTTCTGCCGAAGCCCACGCAACCAGGCTGTTGGTATGCCCTCGACTTTGTCCATGACCGGCTCGTGACCGGCCGACGATTCAAGTGTTTGACGATGACCGATCTGTATTCAAAAGAAGTTCCGGTGATTGCGGTGGATGTGTCGATTAGCGGGGCGCGAGTGTGCCGGATTCTGGATCAACTGTTTCTGACTCGTCCGCTGCCGGAGACTTTGATTCTGGATAATGGGCCTGAATTTGCTGGGACGGCCTTGGATGCCTGGGCCGCCCAACATGGGGTCCACCTC
Proteins encoded in this region:
- a CDS encoding Integrase catalytic domain-containing protein (MaGe:77309844) is translated as MAERFGLSQRRVCRLLALDRNTLRYCSRRQDDAALRTRIREIAELKRRYGCPRIYVRLRREGWVVNHKKVERLYYRDERLALRQRRRKRATAVPRVVLPKPTQPGCWYALDFVHDRLVTGRRFKCLTMTDLYSKEVPVIAVDVSISGARVCRILDQLFLTRPLPETLILDNGPEFAGTALDAWAAQHGVHLHFIQPGKPVQNAFIESFNGKFRDECLNEHWFLTLQEAQLVIEAWRREYNEERTHSSIGNVTPMEFIHNYQTGVHLAQELTSSALV